gataaGAAATCGTCCGAGCTTTGTTCTCGTCAATTATCACCGCGGTCGTAAGTCAAAGGGATCGCAGTCACTCGTCCTCACTTCTCATTTTAATCGTAAAATCTTCATTTCGCAGATCCTCCTCGCCGCCCTCGTGGCCGTTTGCTCCGGCGGTGCCGTTCCTCTGGCGGTACCAGCACCAGTTCCGGCTGCTCTGACCGTCGGAACTTTCGCGAGCAGCTACAACGCTCACGCCATCAACCACGCCATTGCCGCACCTTATGTAGCCCCAGCCGTAGCCGCCGCACCTTACGTAGCCCCAGCCGTAGCCGCCGCACCCTTTGCCGCAGCACCCTTGGCCGCAGCACCCTTAGCCTATTCCGCGTACCCAGCCATCAACGCCTACTCGGCTCCCCTGTTCGCCGGACGTCGTTAAGCTTCTCCGAACTTCGAACTCTCCCAGATAAGAAGAAAAGCAAGAGTTGCGAAGAGTTAACATTCACTGTGCGGAGATGCTGATCGATAATCTAAAACACGGCAGCTCAACCACCGAACTTATTCATTCGATTATAAATTTGATTGTAAATTCCGAAGAACAGACAAGGGTAGAGTGAATCTACGAATTTCCGGAACACCTTACTTACACCCGAGCACTTCGTGTTATCCACTTCTAAACTTCGTCGGTGTTGATAAAATACCGACCGGATTTCAAAGAGTTGGACTTTCTTATGCTGGAAAAAGTGTACAACTTTATCCTTGTACACGCTATATACAGTGTCGGTAAACCGGCGGCATAcctgtaattatttattctggTACCACAGACGGCAAGTAAAACAGCCGGAGCAGAGATGTCCTCATCGAGCACTTGGTCTCTTATCCATCAGCGGAAATCCTGTGAtcattacattatacatacatatatagttTATATTTTCGCAACTCAATTATTGGGaggtattattttcaataaataacatctATGAGagcaaattatttatttaatcaacaTGAATCTTTATCCAACAGTCTTGTGAAATCGTTCGTGATCCGCTACCGCATTATATAAATTCACATAATATTGTGTGCGTCATGTCGCAGATTGCCAGTCAACTCGCGGTTATGCGACACAGTCACTTGGTTTAACGTTACAGCCAGGAAATATGAGGCCCGAGGCGTTATTCAAACACAGCGCCCTAGGATAATCTTGAATGCAAAGctgataaaaataacagaaaagAAGCCGTTTGTCCGGCAGTCGTGCGTGAGAAATTACTTGCTCCAAATTTACAGTTTGTCTTTGCGCAATGGTCTAGTTCCAGCATCGTTCTCTGCACGTTCATGCGTGGTTGGTATATTGCAGTGCTGTATTACAGCTAAATTACCAGTTCGGAACTTCCGTAGTAAAGTAGTAACAATGATGATTTGAATTCGTGAATACACGTATCAAGGCGTCGGCGACCTTGCAATAAAAATGCTACACACTTTCCCAAATAAATGGAATACATGTAGCTGCTATAATAGGACACGCAAAAGAAGTGACAGAGTTGAAATTGCGCAATCTTATCGTAGACGTGAGTTTTCGAACGGTCTGATTATCTCCCGCTCTTCTCGTTGCGATTAAATCAATAGTAGAGGCAGCAATAACGAACCTTAAAAACAATTCACCCAATCAACCCTGTCATGCGAGTAGAACGGGGTAGTTGCGCACGGGTTGCCTGGGAGAGGAACATTTGAAGGACTGTTTAGGTTGTCTGACTGCTTTTTTTCCACTGAATAAATTGGCATCAGGAAACTGGAGTCTAAAAGGATCCGCGAACTGCGGGGTAGTTAATTAGTTTTATTACATATCAGTTCAGCACAGACGCGTTCCAAAACGCGACAGTGAATCAATCATGCGTGAAATCGTACATCTTCAAGCCGGGCAATGCGGCAACCAAATTGGAGCCAAGGTAAGAATCGACGTCCGTCCTCGTCACACGTCTCAATAGCCCTAATTGTCAGCGTGTTAAACGCAAAATACAGAATTCGCAAATACTCCCACGATAACGAAATTTCTTATCAACTCATCGAAATTTTTCCCTTCGACTAGTTCTGGGAGGTGATTTCCGACGAGCACGGCATCGATCCGACCGGCACGTACCACGGCGACTCGGATCTGCAGCTGGAGCGGATTAACGTCTACTACAACGAGGCGACTGGGGGCAAATACGTGCCGAGGGCGATCCTGGTGGACCTTGAGCCGGGGACCATGGACGCGGTGCGCTCGGGTCCGTTCGGGCAGATATTCCGGCCCGACAATTTCGTCTTCGGGCAGAGCGGCGCCGGGAACAACTGGGCGAAGGGCCACTACACGGAGGGTGCGGAGCTGGTGGACTCGGTCCTGGACGTCGTGAGGAAGGAGGCGGAGAGCTGCGACTGCTTGCAGGGCTTCCAACTGACGCACTCACTGGGCGGCGGGACCGGCGCTGGAATGGGAACTCTACTGATATCGAAGATCCGCGAGGAGTATCCCGACCGTATAATGATGACCTTCAGCGTGGTACCCTCGCCCAAGGTCTCCGACACCGTGGTCGAGCCCTACAACTGCACCTTGTCGGTCCATCAGCTGGTGGAGAACACCGACGAGTCGTACTGCATCGACAACGAGGCCCTCTACGACATCTGCTTCAGGACCCTGAAGCTGACCACCCCGACCTACGGGGACCTTAACCATCTTGTCAGCGCCACGCTCAGCGGTGTTACGACCTGCCTCAGATTCCCCGGACAGCTGAACGCAGACCTGAGGAAACTCGCCGTGAACATGGTGCCCTTCCCTCGGCTCCACTTCTTCATCCCCGGGTTCGCACCCCTCACTTCCCGCGGTTCGCAACAGTACCGAGCTCTAACGGTCCCCGAACTCACTCAGCAGATGTTCGACGCGAAGAACATGATGGCGGCCTGCGACCCCCGGCACGGTAGGTACCTCACCGTGGCCGCGGTCTTCAGGGGTAGGATGTCCATGAAGGAGGTCGACGAGCAGATGCTCAACATTCAGAACAAGAACAGCAGTTACTTCGTCGAGTGGATACCGAGTAACGTGAAAACCGCGGTCTGCGACATCCCGCCTCGCGGTCTCAAGATGTCCGCCACGTTCATCGGGAACTCAACCGCGATACAGGAGCTCTTCAAACGCGTTTCCGAACAGTTCACAGCGATGTTCAGGCGCAAGGCTTTCCTTCATTGGTACACCGGCGAGGGCATGGACGAGATGGAGTTCACCGAGGCCGAGAGCAACATGAACGACTTGGTCTCCGAGTACCAGCAGTACCAGGACGCCACCGCCGAAGAGGACGGGGAGTTTGACGAAGAGGAGGAGGGCGAGGGCGAGGACAAGTGATCAAGGGATTTCCGGATCCACACGACGACTGAACGGATGAtcggaaaattgataaaactaTTAAGAAAAACTATATACCGGCAAACATACCCTGGCGACCGTACCCTCACATCTAGGTACTTGTCGCGGTTCCTTTCTCTCCACCTGATCAACACAATGTCTGTACTTTCTTTCCCCATAAATGTTTAACGGTTTTGATCGTGACATTGTAGTAttagtaaaaatttgataagaCTAAGCTGTAAGGGTCATTGTTGCTGTTCATATTGTTGTCCATGTGTCAAAAATCTCATGTTtgaggattgaataaattCATAAATCTATAATCGAATGTAAAAGATTTGAGTTTGAGAAGATGGAGATCGGTTcgttggaaattttatttcaataattccaAGTCCTCAtctaatatttgaaaatatcagtgtatagaaaattcacaatattatacgtactagtataatatagaataaagaaaaataaaatagagaaCTCGTAGTACGTCAGGAATCAAACAACAATCACTATATTCAAGATTCTTTATCGTCTTCAGCGAACTTGCAAAAATTGTTTCTGCATTCATGTGCCATTTCATTTTGTCCGTATTCTGTTCTTTCTACTTCGGTCTCTAAAAACCGTACCATATAGGCATATATACCGGCAATTACAAGTAATTGCATACGTTTTCCAACCCCGTTGTCACCCGATTGACCGCGGTTATATACTCATTATATgcaattgtaaattttacttGCACAAGCGCTTGCCCCAAGGGCGTTTCGCAGCGGATTTAGCTGTCGGCAACATTTCGTGCGAATGTAGGCTACTCGATCGCTCGCCACAGTATAACTGACCTGGCAATATTCTGCAATCTCGTATCACACGCGATAAGAATCTATCGCCGCTaatggtttatttttattttttaaaaccaaTTCCGGCGCAAAAACGGCGACAGAACTCGTTACCATAATGACCGAGATAATGATATAATGTTTGCCAACAccattgacgaaaaaaaaaaaaaaaaaaaacaatttcaagaaTATACCTCGAACtgttttttatatataattataacgtaaTTGAAGGTATTTCTGTTTAAAATTCGCGAGAAATTTTTGCATATCGCAATGATTTGAAGCTACTTATTAGATAacgtaataattatactaaTAACACTAACTAATCTGACCATTAAAAATAGCGAAGGTCATTAACGTTCTGCGTTATGCATAACAGTAATGCGTGTGCCTAAATTTACATTTGATCATTGAAAGATCGTGCTAATTATCATTTACTACGTAACCAATTCAATTccgtatttataaataattatcataCATGGGATGTACAAACTGCACGAGTTTATCCGCTGATATGTAACTACCCACCTATGAATACGCAACAAGAGGCTGGCTCAACCCGTGCGCGAAGTATTGGATCAGCTTAACAGATGAATTAGATAAGCTTAGTGTACCATGCGTAATTGTGATCATTCGTTACCACTGGCTTTGGAGATAATTATATTTAGTCATCGTGATCAATGACGATTCAGTTCACCAAATTCTTAGTCCATTTCGTTTCTGTTTTAATCGTGCAGACGTCTTTGCGCATTCGACGTCCAATAATCAATATCGATTATTGTATAGATCCAGCCAAGCGTCCCGATGAATAAACCATTCCCTCGTTCTGTTCACGCGTCGCTGAATCGTCGACAATAAGTTACGGATAAATACCTCGTAAAGATAATACCTTCGGAAGTATCGCACATGTATACTTATTGCACATTTACCGATAGGATAATTGTTCAACGATTTAgtaacattttattcacaattgAAAGTATAATCGAGCATTATCGCCATCGCTATATTCCCCTTACACGATTATTCAATTGAACAATTAATTCATAGGAGAGTAAACCTTACCCCCGATTCGAAAATGGAGTTACGTGAGCATTACGTGACTGCACTTTTGTTGGTATCCATTGCCAATGAAGATTGAGTTGCGTCAAGCTAGGGGTAAGCTTTTCCTGTTGCGAATTCGTCTTCGCAGGATTCGTTACGATGAACAAATGCCGAGGATTCACATCGATGATTCACGACACCGTGCAGGGAATAAAATCATTGGGGCTGTTCCATTGGGTTACTATTGAGAGCTCACGGGACCATTTGCCATTGACTCTTCGCTGTCTCTTTTACATTGCCTCACACCGTTAGAATATGGCGATTATGAGAATTTTCCATGAGTTTATCATTGAACGTGAGTAGAAATCGCATTGCTCTTAGAATTTTCTTATTCCATTGACATTGAACGTTAATGGTAACCATTCCATACTACTCATTGCCCAACCAGGTTCATTTCTATGATTACCTACTTTATTCTTTGTCAAATATCTACCAATACATAATATATCAGGCATGCAGCATTTTCGACCTGATTGCGAAACGGTTAATTTCTATTGCTGAATCGCATTAGcattgaaatgaaaagattCTATCCTATAAGAATCGTACCAAGCAGTTTATACTGCAATTCCGAAGGTTCGATCGCGGGCATTAGAAGGACGTGGGAATAATAAATTCACTACGCAGCTTTACTctaatgaaataataacaaagatCTACCACTTTTCTAGTCACAGTTATGCATGTACAGGGTTATTAGTTTATTAGTTTGTGTACCGATCTCTTATCCTCGAGATAATCCTTGCAGTCGTGTACCGATTCGATGTGTACACGTAACCTGACCAGGGCGTTggtatgaaatttattataccgCCGAGGTGCAAGTAACACACATTTATTATCACTATCTCTGTTATGCatacgtgtaaaaatttgtactaCACGCATACCATGCGGTGGCCTATAAGCCTGTATCGCTTTGGCTTGCATCTTGTGCGTCGCCTGCAGACACAGTGAGTCACTCGTTTCTCTTACCGTTACAGTTCAAATATCATTAGCATTAAAACTCATTGGTTATTTTCACACAGTCTATTGCACTACGAACAACAGGTGGAAgttgttttctattttcttatCGCGAATCTCACATCGTTTTACTTCGGGCAGATTTTCAACTTGGTCCTGCTCTGTGGGCACGAGAAGGGGCAGGTCGTCGATCCTGTTGTCTCATCTTACTCAGGAAAAATGTGCATATACTTTTCGaacatgtatatttttataagtaCCCCGAATGAAACGGATTTCCCGGTCTTTCGAATCACTCGTACGATTGTGGTTAGTAAAATAGGTCGAAAGAAAGAGGGACATTTGCTTTTAAGACACTGGATTACCTCGGCTTGAAAGCACGGCGAACTTTGTCATGAAGAAATTTTCCGAAGTCCTGCCTTCGGGACGTGAAAGCATAATATACCTCTTTAAGGCGTTATACCGGTGATTTTGCGAGCCGTCTGGTCCTTACGAATCGAAGCGTAACATGAAAGTACGAGTTATCCAAACGTGTTACATGTATTATGTCACACGATGCAGGGAGATTCCGAATGACAGCGACCTAGATACAAGGCCTCCCAAGACCTCTCTTCACGGTTGAGAAGTCAGCCGGAGAGGAGAGAACAGAGGCTGGAGACGTGAggttagaaagagagagaggctCGCACGATCATGCAGGGCGTTAATAATTGCCGGTAGTCGAGCGATCTCGTTTAAAGCTATGGTCATTATCTCAAGGCGTTTCGtcgatgtgaattttttacacctgtccttatttttattcgtttgtttgtttttttctttttttttttttaccgtttttgCTTCCTCCTGCACGCGCTTGCGAAGGCAGGCGAATGGTCCGAGTGTTTGCGCGAGGTTCCCATCGTTTAGAAGCGATAATAGGAGAGTCGACCTTCGAGGACCTTCCTCGACGTACACAGGCTCCAGGATGCGATGGCGTTGGTGATTCAGGCAACACGCCCTGGCCTCCGTCCTCGTCCACCCCTCGCCGCATCTCGCCAAGCCTATTCCCCTCCAAATTAGTTCTgggggtaattttttttccaactccaTTCTTCGACAACTCTCCTGACCATTCTCCTGCCGTGCGGGTAAGAGTTATTCAGCTATATAAGAGGGCGCGCTTTGCCTACATCCACACAGTCAGCAGCACTCGTCTAGCAACAGCACAAGACCAAGTCAAACACACTACTGCAACATGTTCAAGCTGGTGAGTCTCAGACTTTAATCTGCCGCCTCGTTCCTTCaacgattttgaattttcgatccAGCACCGACATCCGGGATACAGTTTGTCACTTCGTATACAAATTCAGTTTCGCCGGAACAGCGCGgactcgaaattttcttttataattattaattttccgaagttatgaattccGGACAGTGAATAACTTTGCAGATTGTATATTTCAACTCAAATTTATGTGCAGAATTTCACATCGTACGTCTGAATTGCAAGgtgtaaagaaaaaacttgTAGCGAATGATTCCTTTTCAAGATTCGTAAATACCGGGATTTCGCAATTTTATCTCACTGTTGCGGGAATTATCTTGAATTCCCATTTCAACAACGAATCGACTCTGAAATaatgaatatgtttttattcACGCTAAAGTTATCTTTAAACTTGAAATCAACAAAATGAGGCAATACGCACAACATTGACGGAGATACGTGtctcataatttttcattcgcattTACAATCcagtataatttttaaacgcGGATTAGACCTtacgattttcaaatattttactcgCCGGTCAGAAGCAAACTCCGAATTTCTATTCTACATCGAAAGAACCGAATCGCCCGGATACGCTGACGGAAATTTCTATTGCTGTGGTTACCGCACAATCCTTAACTATATTCGTTCAtcaccacaatcgaaaaatacagtacCGCGTGcaacataaaataaattttattgcttTAAACAGAAAATCCAGTACGCGTTACTAATTCTTTGCGATTATCGTAACTGAGACAATTTGATACTGGTACAAGTTCCAGTCAACATTACGAGTTCTCatttaggtgaaaaaaaaaaaatacaccaaCCAAAGAAACAAATTCAACGTTGCGATAATCAGAAAATTCAGTTAAAACAGTTCTTAACAGTTAATCGTAACAAATGGTCTGGTAATTCGAAAGGTATTCAGGTATATTTAACCGTTTATCGTAACGTCTATACTATTATACTAGAATAATGTTGTCACCAAGAACAtgagaaatggaaattttcgtCTCATTACCAAtcggcaatttttcaaaaatgaaaaacttcaTCCCCGTAAATCGGTGCGCAGGTACTCCTCGTCGCCTCTCTGGCCTACGCTTCCGCCGGAATCATCCCCTCCTACGGAGGCTACGGATACGGCTCTCTCGGTCACGGCGTCGCCGTCGCAGCCCCAGCCGTGAGCTACGCAGCTCCAGCCGTGAGCTACGCCGCCCATGCCGCCCCCGTCGTGAGCTACGCCGCTCACACCGCTCCGGTTGCCTACGCCGCTCATGCCCCAGTGGCCACCAGCTACGCGAACACCTACAAGGTGATCGATTGCGAGCCAAATTTGGAACGGAGTAACGGAGCCTTCGATTTTTGACCCGTCGGTTTTCCTCCCTTTTCCGCAGGTCTCTTACCCCGCAGCCCACGTCGCTAAGGTCGCCGTTGCCGCCCCGGCTCTGAGCTACGCCGCCGCGCCCGCCCTCGCCTACGGACACGGACTTGGATACGGATACTCAGCAGGCTACGGACACGGTCTTGGTTACGGATACGGCGGATACGGATACGGCCACGGCACATACGTCCACTAAGTCATAAACGAATCGCTCAACCTATGCATGAATTGTACATAGTTTTACGATCGTCGTGCTGCACGTACATGTAATTAACCGAACGACACCTGCGACGACCGCGATGAAATCCAAAGTCGACGAAATTAATGCCCATCCGGTgtaatgtgaaataaaatgcaaatttcTGTAACGTAATACGCTGTCCCTGATTTCTCAATGATTCATTAGTCCAGTTAAGTATCCCACCGAAAGTGATTTAATGTCAGATTCTTTTTCGCTTGTCTTCTGcggaatattaaaaattcataacgacGGCTAGCGAAAGTAGCGTTAAGTAGAAACGTGACTGTGGTGGTCAGACCTCTTACAGTCCTGCGATGAATCGGTCGTCTCGACTTACCGGAACCCATTACAGACACGAGTCGCAGTCGATCGATCTACGAGCTCCGTTAAGCTCGCGATAATTACGAAAGTGAATTTTTACGCTTTTAGCATTGTAGATCGAACGATTGCACGGCGTGCTGTCAAAAGTCTGCGCGCGTTGCGCGCCTTCGTAAATCTCGTTTTTGATCAGAACCAGTTCGCGTTGGCAAAAGTTGtgcatgtgtatacatataaagaGCGAAGTACCATAGGCGTGGCTATCTCCGACCTAAAAGTAGGCCGAACAAAGAACTGCACTCAAGAGTAAACCGTTCGTGGTTGTTGCGGAGGTGAGTGAGAATACGGCAATCTCCGAGAAGATAAGCCGATAGGTTATTAGTTCGAATCCGTGCCATACATGCATGTCGTGCATATGTGGCCACGCTTGCCTGGGCTATGATTCACGGCATCGATGCAAGATCGgcggtaatgaaaaaaaagaaggaaaaactcACGCTTCGACTTGCGATCGGTTCTGTTTCCGTTTTTATCTGCTGATCTATAGGCGATTAAACGTTGTACCTTTATAAGGTATTGGCTCCACCTGGATTCGGCACTCAAGGACAATTTCCTAGAAGGAAGTGAACGGGATAATGATAATCAAGGGACAGGTGAACGGTGTTCGATCCTGTTTACTACGAATCATTCGGTTTTTTAACATCATCTTGCAATTACACGCACGTATGATATTCATACTTGTGAAATTAATACAATGTTTCTTTGATCAGCTAATTTCACGCCTTCCTAGTTACAGCTGCAGCCCACGATCCACGTATCCGTCTATTTGGAACACAGTTAGCAATTTCATTGTATATACTACCTACTCTGTGTACGTTATCTAGATAATGTTAAATAAGTCAATAATCTTAGGTGAATTAACGTGATCTTTTATCATTTAACGATAACGTGGTTAAAGTTCATCTTTCACCTTTATGTGGATAAATCTCCTGTTCATGTTCATCTGTTGTATGATAAAGCTaagataaattatttatactaGAGTAAGGGCGACGCCGGTCGAACTCAAAAATCAgatataattttgcaaaaatatataattcaataataaattttttttttgaaaaaacttttcgtaaTCTTGAGAATAATGATTGGAGTATTTTTTTGCTCGGACTAAATTTGACTTGATCTCACCGAATCTTTAatacgtaggtacatacattGTTTAGTCGATCCCACCCAATCCTCCATTCTTTTGCatagaaaattatttgcaGCAGCGACAACAACTCTTCACCATACGTCAAGATATATTTTGTGAATTCTGTTTTTCTCATTATACGaagaatattttgtttttattatcgtACGTTTTATCTAAATGAAAACGATGATAATCCTATTTTTTGTAGAGATAATTACACGAGAAACTATCTCTTATCGTGTCTAGATGAATTTTGAtataaattacattattttcatctagATAATAATACTCGTTATTTTGTACAACACTCATAGATGGTACTGAAACAAACACTAAATATAAGTAGATTATAAGTTTGATTACTGTAGTACGGTTAATATACTATAATAAGACTTAGCGCTGACACCGCAAACACCTGTAATAGATTATCGAGCAAAGAAAATGCCACACTCACCTAAGATAAGACGAAGTCCTCTGCATCCACTCTTCGGTATCAACACCTCAAGTCCGCATCTTCCGTCAccatggataaaaaataatgtgtttttttaaaatccaAAGTAGTGAATAAATAGCCAACAAAGGAGGCATTTTTCGATAGACTTGTTAGGTAATTTTTTAACCCAAGTCCAAGTTTTTAgtaaacaacaaaaaatatttgacttATTCCCTTACTTGGATATTAATCTCATTTTTCAGTAGGAATTTTGGTTACTGGCCACGATCGGAAAATTCGTTTAGAAGCCTAGTGCATGGTATCCAAGGGTTGCTTCGTTCTGCAACGTTGGATAGAAATTTTGGAGGCATACTTGTAGTAGCTGACGGAGTAAGagaaaattatacacataccGATAATGAATATTCACTGTGTCGAGTTGTCGTACGAACGTGCGAATTCGAATCCTGTATACGATGATAAAAATCGTGGTACCAGAAATGAATTGCGTATTTATGTGACCTCAAAAGGTTCCGCGTTACTAAAAAAACGTTACAATAACACAAAGGTAAAAGTCAGAAAAATTCGCAGCATGAATATTactacgtgaaaaaaaaaaaaaatcctcaaacTTATTTCTAAGTTTGGAGAACTTGGATAGTTACGTCAACTCAACCGAAGACCTCGAATTTCTGCTTCACGGTTTGAGGTCTGACGTTAAGGGAGGCAAAGAGGAAGAACCGACGAGGTATTGAAATTCCAATTATCCAAGCATGAACGAGGTCCGAGTCTGGTTACCGCTCCGTATTCATGGTAGGTTTAAAGTGCAGACTGGGCGTGTGTGCCTTCGTGAATTGGTACATTGACTCGCGGACAAAGCCAAGGTGGCCAAGTTTTGATCTCGTTTCTCGATCTGCACGGTCTGCGTAAAGGTGACGCGGGTATGTACAATACGTATATGTAGAATCATGGAGACAATTTTACGACGCGTTTACTCAAGGCGATTGGAGCTTAAAAAGATTACATGCACCGTTTGCCAGACAGGAGATTGTCATTACATTGTTTCTTATTCATctattttaaagaaaaaatttttttttcgctctcaTGTGTTTACTCACCTCCAATAAATTATCACAAACCACTGTAACGATTCGAatcattttaaaaacaaaactgtTTACGGATTCATACGCAAGCAGGTGTTGCCGTCGATGTAGTAGGTATACAGGCGCCGTGGAGGGCTTCACATTCACTTTGAGGTTGTCAAAGTGTGACCTTCGTCTAGAGTATAGCATTTACCTTATCAATCTCAGTGTATCAGTCGCAATTTCGGAAAATTGATAGCCAATCGCGTTTccgaatttttattctatacaATTTATTCTTCATAATCACTGATGTCAAATTCACGGATTTTTGGTGAAtgcttcaaaatttttgaaaatcatgcTTGTAAAACTGCAGTTACGATACACAATCAATTGTTACCAAAGTAAATTTTTGCCACGAAATATAATCGATAGAATTttcggaatgaaaatttaggttTGATTTGCTGTCATCGTTCTAATAAAATTATGCCGGCAGCCACTTGActatagaattttttcccGAATTTCATTCGGTAATATGAAAAAGTTCATTATTCAAAGTATGATCACGTACCTGATCGCGATAAGTGAATAATTTGTAGAAAGGAGAAATTTCTTTACTCCCC
The sequence above is drawn from the Neodiprion pinetum isolate iyNeoPine1 chromosome 2, iyNeoPine1.2, whole genome shotgun sequence genome and encodes:
- the LOC124211364 gene encoding cuticle protein 65-like, whose amino-acid sequence is MFKLVLLVASLAYASAGIIPSYGGYGYGSLGHGVAVAAPAVSYAAPAVSYAAHAAPVVSYAAHTAPVAYAAHAPVATSYANTYKVSYPAAHVAKVAVAAPALSYAAAPALAYGHGLGYGYSAGYGHGLGYGYGGYGYGHGTYVH
- the LOC124211361 gene encoding tubulin beta chain codes for the protein MREIVHLQAGQCGNQIGAKFWEVISDEHGIDPTGTYHGDSDLQLERINVYYNEATGGKYVPRAILVDLEPGTMDAVRSGPFGQIFRPDNFVFGQSGAGNNWAKGHYTEGAELVDSVLDVVRKEAESCDCLQGFQLTHSLGGGTGAGMGTLLISKIREEYPDRIMMTFSVVPSPKVSDTVVEPYNCTLSVHQLVENTDESYCIDNEALYDICFRTLKLTTPTYGDLNHLVSATLSGVTTCLRFPGQLNADLRKLAVNMVPFPRLHFFIPGFAPLTSRGSQQYRALTVPELTQQMFDAKNMMAACDPRHGRYLTVAAVFRGRMSMKEVDEQMLNIQNKNSSYFVEWIPSNVKTAVCDIPPRGLKMSATFIGNSTAIQELFKRVSEQFTAMFRRKAFLHWYTGEGMDEMEFTEAESNMNDLVSEYQQYQDATAEEDGEFDEEEEGEGEDK
- the LOC124211366 gene encoding cuticle protein 16.5-like, with product MMTKCLILLAALVAVCSGGAVPLAVPAPVPAALTVGTFASSYNAHAINHAIAAPYVAPAVAAAPYVAPAVAAAPFAAAPLAAAPLAYSAYPAINAYSAPLFAGRR